The Gordonibacter urolithinfaciens genome contains a region encoding:
- a CDS encoding RNA polymerase sigma factor, with translation MEECEADDGRARAALARMARGDEGALEELYRCYAPAVLAFALARCPDRQLAEEAAADAWLGCWRSARAFRGDSRVLTWLLGITKRQVYVRMRRARPVECALDDGTEQLADETGDALEVLLAQAGLDEIVAALDALEPALAETVRLAWLHELPYAEIAQVTDVPVGTVKSRVSRARALLQKTLGRRV, from the coding sequence ATGGAGGAGTGCGAAGCGGACGATGGGCGGGCACGCGCCGCGCTTGCGCGCATGGCGCGCGGCGATGAAGGCGCGCTCGAGGAATTGTACCGATGCTACGCGCCGGCCGTGCTCGCGTTCGCCTTGGCGCGCTGCCCGGATCGCCAGCTTGCCGAAGAGGCGGCCGCCGACGCGTGGCTGGGCTGCTGGCGCTCGGCCCGCGCGTTTCGCGGCGACAGCCGGGTGCTCACGTGGCTGCTGGGCATCACGAAACGCCAGGTGTACGTGCGTATGCGACGCGCCCGTCCCGTCGAATGCGCGCTCGATGACGGGACGGAGCAGCTGGCCGACGAGACGGGCGATGCGTTGGAGGTGCTGCTTGCGCAAGCGGGTCTCGACGAGATCGTGGCCGCGCTTGACGCCCTCGAGCCGGCGTTGGCTGAAACGGTGCGGCTCGCTTGGCTGCACGAGCTTCCCTATGCGGAGATCGCCCAAGTGACCGACGTGCCGGTGGGCACGGTGAAGTCGCGCGTGTCCCGCGCGCGAGCCCTGTTGCAGAAGACCTTGGGGAGGCGAGTATGA
- a CDS encoding DEAD/DEAH box helicase: MTEQAADGTAARDESVESEAFAHGSLGRLAPTWWEPEEGEGEPEPWLTADEALDRFLGWVAARGIELWPHQEEALMDLMVGDHVILGTPTGSGKSLVALGLHFMALATGRRAYYTAPIKALVSEKFFDLVDILGRENVGMITGDAHINAEAPVICCTAEILANQALREGEGADVGCVAMDEFHFYGDADRGWAWQVPLLTLPKAQFLLMSATLGDVSAIAASLKERTGTDVDVVADAPRPVPLEYEYVEMPLEGTVELALRKGEAPLYLVHFSQDAALATAQALSSYGVATKEQREQVKEAVKGTRFTTAFGKTLKRLLASGVGVHHAGMLPRYRLLVEKLAQQGLLPVICGTDTLGVGINVPIHTVVLTALTKFDGHKMRRLRAREFHQIVGRAGRSGFDTEGMVIAEAPEHDIENAKLVAKAGDDPKKLRKIKKRQPPEGFVTWNKQTFERLIAAVPETLKPRMKITHSMVLSEVVQGGDAYARVRKLIADSAQTDEEKAALSVRADEIFDTLANADVIEQVEGEDGAVEYVTTVDLPEDFALDQPLSPFLLAALELLDPESETYAFDVISMAEATLEDPRQVLRAQERAARDKAMADMKADGVEYEERLEKLADVTYPRPLEDLLEAAFERYCAEVPWARDFALAPKSVLRDMLEGAADFKGYVQRYGIARSEGTLLRYLADAYRVLDRTIPADKRDERLEDIIAWLGFVVRSVDSSLVDEWESAGSMFEAAPPSAADAVVRDRRGLTVLVRNALFQRVRLAAQGRTAELGKLDQEWGCGEPRWQRALDAYFEAHEAIAIDADARSAAYLAIDEANEKAERVWHVRQIFSDPEGDHDFAIAADVDLDATQEEGEAVFKNYRVGFAEELGE; the protein is encoded by the coding sequence ATGACAGAACAAGCGGCAGACGGAACGGCGGCGCGTGACGAATCCGTCGAGAGCGAGGCCTTTGCGCACGGGTCGCTCGGGCGGCTGGCGCCCACGTGGTGGGAGCCGGAGGAGGGCGAGGGTGAGCCGGAGCCGTGGCTCACGGCCGACGAGGCGCTCGACCGGTTCCTTGGCTGGGTGGCGGCGCGCGGCATCGAGCTGTGGCCCCACCAGGAGGAGGCCCTGATGGATCTCATGGTGGGCGACCACGTGATACTGGGCACGCCCACGGGCTCGGGCAAGTCGCTCGTGGCGCTCGGCCTGCACTTCATGGCGCTGGCCACCGGCCGCCGTGCATACTACACGGCACCCATCAAGGCGCTCGTGAGCGAGAAGTTCTTCGACCTGGTGGACATCCTCGGGCGCGAGAACGTGGGCATGATCACCGGCGACGCGCACATCAACGCGGAGGCGCCCGTTATCTGCTGCACGGCGGAGATCCTGGCCAACCAGGCGCTGCGCGAGGGCGAGGGGGCCGACGTGGGCTGCGTGGCCATGGACGAGTTCCACTTCTACGGCGACGCCGACCGCGGCTGGGCATGGCAGGTGCCGCTGCTCACGCTGCCGAAGGCCCAGTTCCTGCTCATGAGCGCCACGCTGGGCGACGTGAGCGCCATCGCGGCGTCCCTCAAGGAGCGCACGGGCACGGACGTGGACGTGGTGGCCGACGCGCCGCGCCCGGTGCCGCTGGAATACGAGTACGTGGAGATGCCTCTTGAGGGCACGGTGGAGCTGGCGCTGCGCAAGGGGGAGGCGCCGCTGTACCTGGTGCATTTCTCGCAGGATGCGGCGCTCGCCACCGCGCAGGCGCTGTCCAGCTACGGCGTGGCCACCAAGGAGCAGCGCGAGCAGGTGAAGGAAGCGGTCAAGGGGACGCGCTTCACCACGGCGTTCGGCAAGACGCTCAAGCGCCTGCTGGCCAGCGGCGTGGGCGTGCACCATGCGGGCATGCTCCCGCGCTACCGCCTGCTGGTGGAGAAACTGGCCCAGCAGGGGCTCCTGCCGGTTATCTGCGGCACGGACACGCTGGGCGTGGGCATCAACGTGCCCATCCACACCGTGGTGCTCACGGCGCTCACGAAGTTCGACGGCCATAAGATGCGCCGGCTGCGCGCCCGCGAGTTCCACCAGATCGTGGGCCGTGCCGGGCGTTCGGGCTTCGACACCGAGGGCATGGTGATTGCCGAGGCGCCCGAGCACGACATAGAGAACGCGAAGCTGGTGGCGAAGGCGGGCGACGACCCGAAGAAGCTGCGCAAGATAAAGAAGAGGCAGCCGCCCGAGGGGTTCGTCACGTGGAACAAGCAAACCTTCGAGCGCTTGATAGCCGCCGTGCCCGAGACGCTGAAGCCACGCATGAAGATCACGCATTCCATGGTGCTGTCCGAGGTGGTGCAGGGCGGCGACGCGTACGCTCGCGTGCGGAAGCTCATCGCCGACTCGGCCCAGACCGACGAGGAGAAGGCGGCGCTCTCGGTGCGCGCCGACGAGATATTCGACACGCTCGCCAACGCAGACGTGATCGAGCAGGTGGAGGGCGAGGACGGCGCCGTGGAGTACGTGACCACGGTGGACTTGCCGGAGGACTTCGCGCTCGACCAGCCGCTATCGCCGTTTTTGCTGGCGGCGCTGGAGCTTCTGGACCCCGAGAGCGAGACCTATGCGTTCGATGTCATATCGATGGCGGAGGCCACGCTGGAGGACCCTCGGCAGGTGCTGCGCGCCCAGGAGCGCGCGGCGCGCGACAAGGCCATGGCCGACATGAAGGCCGACGGCGTGGAGTACGAGGAGCGCCTGGAGAAGCTTGCCGACGTCACGTACCCGCGGCCGCTGGAGGACCTGCTGGAGGCGGCGTTCGAGCGCTACTGCGCCGAGGTGCCGTGGGCGCGCGACTTCGCGCTGGCGCCGAAGTCGGTGCTGCGCGACATGCTGGAGGGTGCGGCGGACTTCAAGGGCTACGTGCAGCGCTACGGCATCGCGCGCTCGGAGGGCACGCTTCTGCGCTACCTGGCCGACGCCTACCGCGTGCTCGATCGCACGATTCCTGCCGACAAGCGCGACGAGCGGCTGGAGGACATCATCGCATGGCTCGGCTTCGTGGTGCGCTCGGTGGACTCGAGCCTGGTGGACGAATGGGAGAGCGCGGGCTCGATGTTCGAGGCCGCGCCGCCCTCGGCTGCCGACGCCGTGGTGCGCGACCGCCGAGGCCTCACCGTGCTCGTGCGCAACGCGCTCTTCCAGCGCGTGCGGCTGGCGGCGCAGGGCCGCACGGCGGAGCTGGGGAAGCTCGACCAGGAGTGGGGCTGCGGCGAGCCGCGCTGGCAGCGCGCGCTCGACGCGTACTTCGAGGCGCACGAGGCCATTGCCATCGACGCCGACGCCCGTTCGGCGGCCTACCTGGCGATCGACGAGGCGAACGAGAAGGCGGAGCGCGTATGGCACGTGCGCCAGATATTCAGCGACCCGGAGGGCGACCACGACTTCGCCATCGCGGCCGACGTGGATCTGGACGCCACCCAGGAAGAAGGCGAGGCCGTGTTCAAGAACTACCGCGTGGGGTTTGCGGAGGAGCTGGGGGAGTAG